In the Longimicrobiales bacterium genome, one interval contains:
- a CDS encoding tRNA-binding protein, whose amino-acid sequence MGHSKPETAIEIFDQLEIRSGRVVAVEPFPEARKPAFKLTLDFGEPVGVLRSSAQLTHRYHVEDLLGTQILAVVNFPPRLVAGFKSECLVLGVINPNDPGDIVLVRPDYAGTPGWELG is encoded by the coding sequence GTGGGTCACAGCAAGCCGGAAACCGCTATCGAGATCTTCGATCAACTGGAAATTCGCAGCGGACGAGTTGTTGCCGTTGAGCCGTTTCCCGAGGCCCGGAAACCAGCCTTTAAGCTGACGCTGGATTTCGGGGAGCCGGTTGGCGTGCTACGCTCGTCCGCTCAACTCACCCATCGATATCATGTGGAGGACCTCCTGGGCACCCAGATACTGGCTGTTGTGAACTTCCCGCCACGGCTCGTAGCCGGATTCAAAAGCGAGTGCCTCGTGCTTGGGGTGATCAACCCAAATGACCCGGGTGACATCGTTCTCGTTCGCCCCGACTATGCGGGCACCCCAGGTTGGGAGCTCGGTTGA
- a CDS encoding TRAP transporter permease — translation MRVRAWVIAAVSAAAALFHLYAAGFSPFTALIQRPVHLALMAALGFLGVGVQRKRRASAAAEVVEADGDATNPVDEEESVSSDELSWLNWVLAGITVLVCGYLASQNQQLVSRSANPTQLDLIAGGVLILLVLELARRATGWGLVIVCLLALGYAFAGPYLPGFLAHRGYGVVRLVEQLFLSTEGIWGVPLGVSADFVYLFVLFGAVLDVAGGGALLIALANRVAGRTRGGPAKTAAVASALMGSLSGSAVANVVTTGSFTIPLMKRAGFRPFFAGAIEAAASTGGQLMPPVMGAGAFILATWTNIPYLEVAAAAVIPAILYYAALIAAIHFRAGRMGIKPAGTGDVEKVSDRLHLLLPLAAIVILLGMGRSPMRAAFWGVTSAFVMAYLRPATRPSLPEIRTVMERAGRGAVQVAAACAAAGIVVGVASLTGIGLRMSELIIQVSGGNLLSALMLTALGSIVLGMGLPTTAAYVVLAALGAPALVQLGVPLLAAHLFIFYFGCISNVTPPVSLAAFAAAGISGAPPLKTAMTAAVLAGAGFVVPFMFVYGPPLLLVGTIPEITLAFVSAIVGVTALAAAGMGFARRPIVWWERVILFVAALALVLPGLATDGAGLVGVVVVFSRAE, via the coding sequence ATGCGGGTGCGCGCGTGGGTGATTGCGGCCGTTTCTGCGGCGGCGGCGCTGTTCCACCTCTATGCGGCGGGATTCTCGCCATTCACCGCACTGATTCAGCGGCCTGTTCACCTGGCCCTGATGGCAGCGTTGGGTTTTCTGGGCGTTGGGGTACAGCGTAAACGGCGAGCCTCTGCGGCCGCCGAGGTCGTAGAGGCGGACGGGGACGCGACGAACCCGGTGGACGAAGAGGAATCGGTTTCATCCGACGAGCTGAGTTGGCTCAACTGGGTGCTGGCGGGAATCACGGTTCTGGTATGTGGCTACCTGGCGTCTCAAAACCAGCAGCTGGTCAGCCGATCCGCTAATCCCACGCAACTCGATCTGATTGCCGGCGGAGTTCTGATTCTTCTCGTCCTCGAGCTGGCTCGCCGGGCGACGGGCTGGGGATTGGTCATCGTGTGTCTGCTCGCGCTGGGTTATGCGTTCGCGGGTCCATATCTGCCCGGCTTCTTGGCTCATCGCGGATACGGGGTCGTGCGCCTGGTTGAGCAGCTCTTCTTGTCCACCGAAGGCATCTGGGGAGTGCCGCTCGGGGTGTCGGCGGACTTCGTTTACTTGTTCGTGCTCTTTGGGGCAGTGCTTGATGTCGCCGGTGGTGGTGCGCTGTTGATCGCCTTGGCGAACCGAGTCGCGGGGCGCACGCGCGGCGGCCCGGCAAAGACGGCCGCCGTCGCGAGCGCCTTGATGGGCTCGTTGTCTGGCAGCGCGGTCGCGAATGTCGTCACTACGGGGTCGTTCACGATCCCGCTCATGAAACGTGCGGGATTTAGGCCCTTCTTTGCGGGTGCCATCGAGGCTGCGGCGAGCACGGGTGGGCAGCTCATGCCGCCGGTCATGGGCGCGGGCGCGTTCATTCTCGCGACGTGGACCAACATCCCCTATTTGGAGGTAGCCGCTGCAGCGGTAATCCCCGCGATTCTGTATTATGCTGCCCTGATTGCCGCCATCCATTTTCGCGCCGGCCGCATGGGCATTAAGCCTGCCGGGACTGGTGATGTAGAAAAAGTCTCAGATCGGCTGCATCTGCTGCTGCCACTCGCCGCGATCGTGATCCTGTTGGGTATGGGCCGCTCGCCCATGCGCGCGGCATTCTGGGGTGTGACCTCTGCGTTCGTCATGGCGTATTTGCGTCCAGCGACTCGGCCTTCGTTGCCTGAAATCCGCACGGTGATGGAGCGGGCAGGACGTGGGGCGGTTCAGGTCGCCGCGGCGTGCGCCGCCGCCGGCATCGTTGTCGGTGTGGCGTCGCTCACGGGCATCGGACTCCGCATGTCGGAGCTCATTATCCAAGTGTCAGGGGGCAATCTCCTGAGTGCGCTCATGCTCACCGCACTGGGTTCGATCGTCTTGGGCATGGGTCTCCCGACTACGGCCGCGTATGTGGTGCTGGCCGCCCTCGGGGCCCCTGCGCTCGTTCAATTGGGTGTGCCTCTGCTCGCGGCCCACCTGTTCATTTTCTACTTCGGATGCATCTCGAACGTGACGCCCCCGGTGTCGCTCGCGGCATTTGCTGCGGCCGGGATCTCCGGCGCTCCACCACTAAAAACTGCGATGACTGCTGCGGTGTTGGCTGGAGCCGGGTTCGTGGTGCCCTTCATGTTCGTGTACGGCCCCCCGCTTCTGCTCGTGGGGACGATTCCTGAGATCACGCTGGCCTTTGTGAGTGCCATTGTTGGCGTGACGGCGCTGGCTGCAGCGGGGATGGGTTTCGCCCGGCGACCGATCGTGTGGTGGGAGCGCGTGATTCTCTTCGTCGCGGCGCTCGCACTGGTGCTCCCGGGCCTGGCCACGGATGGGGCTGGGCTAGTCGGCGTTGTTGTGGTCTTTTCTAGGGCTGAATGA
- a CDS encoding TAXI family TRAP transporter solute-binding subunit, with protein MKKTSLLAVLLAASVLTACSTEGGPEFLSLGTAGTGGIYYPLGGAIASRLSIADSARQFTAEVSGGSVENINRLAARQMDLAFVLAVTAFQGQQGEGDFTQAVSDLRILAPLYPNLTHVLVSGKSAAETIADFGGMRVSVGAAGSGTEQMSRHLLEAHGLTYDDINPQYLSFAESSTALRDGAIDAAIISVGYPAAAVLEATTTGNVKLLPVTAEGVEALRSVHPYYTTGEIPAGTYPGVEEAVPTVAVINWIVALESLDDDVVTTLLSMLADDRASLEQVHAMAKQIDLDRLVDSPIPLHPAAVRWMENR; from the coding sequence GTGAAAAAAACTTCTCTCCTCGCAGTCCTGCTGGCTGCTAGTGTCCTGACCGCGTGCAGTACTGAAGGCGGCCCTGAGTTCCTTTCACTGGGCACGGCGGGAACCGGCGGCATCTACTATCCGCTGGGTGGCGCGATCGCGAGCCGACTCTCGATTGCCGACTCCGCTCGTCAGTTCACCGCGGAAGTGAGCGGCGGATCCGTAGAGAACATCAATCGCTTGGCTGCGCGTCAGATGGATCTGGCGTTCGTCCTCGCGGTGACAGCGTTCCAGGGACAGCAGGGCGAAGGTGACTTCACGCAAGCCGTCTCGGATCTCCGGATCTTGGCCCCTCTGTACCCCAACCTGACGCACGTCTTGGTCTCGGGTAAAAGTGCCGCTGAGACCATCGCGGACTTCGGGGGGATGCGGGTGTCCGTTGGTGCGGCGGGCTCCGGTACGGAGCAGATGTCGAGGCACCTGCTCGAAGCACATGGACTGACCTACGACGACATCAATCCTCAATACCTGTCCTTTGCCGAGTCCTCGACGGCGCTTCGGGATGGGGCAATCGATGCGGCGATTATTTCTGTGGGGTATCCCGCAGCGGCGGTCCTAGAAGCCACGACGACCGGGAATGTGAAGCTCCTGCCAGTGACGGCCGAGGGCGTCGAAGCTCTCCGTTCCGTGCATCCCTATTACACCACAGGTGAAATACCCGCTGGTACCTATCCAGGGGTCGAGGAAGCCGTGCCTACCGTGGCGGTCATCAATTGGATCGTCGCGTTGGAGTCACTTGACGACGACGTCGTGACGACACTACTGAGCATGCTGGCTGATGACCGGGCATCCCTCGAGCAGGTCCACGCCATGGCGAAGCAGATCGATCTTGATCGCCTCGTGGATTCGCCGATCCCGCTGCACCCCGCTGCGGTGCGCTGGATGGAGAACCGCTAG
- a CDS encoding amidase family protein has protein sequence MSITTPTVLRVLRLVSVVVVFAAITSTAAAAQSFDVVEATIAEAHAAMRSGDLTCRALVQAYIERIEAYDQAGPMLNTVQTLNPRVLEEADAKDAALERDGLTGPLHCVPVLLKDQVETGDMPTTYGSALFKNFQSDRDATIVVRMKEAGAIILAKTNMGEFASRYVGSAYGIIRNPYATDRNPSGSSGGSAVGTAASLGMVSIGEDTGGSIRGPASVTNLVGLRPTLELVSTYGMMPANPTHDTMGPMTRTVTDAALLLDAIAGYDPNDPLTAKSFGEVPDSYTELLDTRALEGARVGIIRDPMDTRTDPSSEDYTKVRAVMDRAIAQLSALGAEVIDPLEIPGLEVLGTINNSYETEQATNEYLAQLSDPPYTTFRDILLSGIVNPWRSLAMWGVAGKTTDDPGYLEVMLKRDAVRTAVLKAMADHNLDALVHATFDHQPTLIALDVETNATPKDGYGWGDNRQLSPATGFPALTVPAGFTTDDLPVGIEFLGRPFTEGMLLSLGYAFEQATGHRRAPASTPSIR, from the coding sequence ATGTCGATCACGACTCCCACAGTCCTGCGCGTTCTCCGACTCGTATCAGTCGTCGTGGTGTTCGCAGCGATTACCAGCACCGCCGCAGCGGCTCAGTCCTTCGACGTGGTCGAAGCCACGATTGCGGAGGCCCATGCCGCCATGCGGTCCGGGGATCTCACATGCCGTGCGTTGGTCCAGGCCTATATCGAGCGGATCGAGGCGTACGACCAGGCAGGACCGATGCTCAACACGGTCCAGACGCTCAACCCTCGGGTGCTTGAGGAGGCAGACGCCAAGGATGCTGCTCTGGAGCGGGACGGCCTCACCGGCCCACTCCATTGTGTGCCGGTCCTCCTGAAGGACCAGGTCGAGACTGGTGATATGCCGACCACTTATGGGTCCGCCCTATTTAAGAATTTCCAATCGGATCGGGACGCGACGATCGTCGTCCGTATGAAGGAGGCAGGGGCGATCATTCTCGCGAAGACCAATATGGGCGAGTTCGCTTCACGTTACGTAGGGTCTGCGTACGGCATCATTCGGAACCCTTATGCCACTGACCGGAATCCCTCGGGATCGTCGGGTGGGAGTGCCGTGGGCACGGCGGCGAGCTTAGGCATGGTCTCGATTGGCGAGGATACAGGCGGGTCGATTCGGGGACCGGCCTCGGTTACGAACCTCGTCGGGCTGCGGCCGACGCTCGAGCTGGTCAGCACGTATGGCATGATGCCCGCGAACCCCACGCACGACACCATGGGGCCAATGACGCGGACCGTGACGGATGCTGCGCTCCTCCTCGATGCCATCGCGGGGTACGATCCGAATGACCCCTTAACGGCCAAGTCGTTCGGAGAAGTGCCCGACTCGTACACGGAGTTGCTAGACACTCGGGCCCTAGAAGGCGCCCGTGTCGGGATCATCCGGGACCCGATGGACACTAGAACGGATCCTTCGTCTGAAGACTACACGAAGGTTCGTGCCGTGATGGATCGCGCGATCGCACAGCTGAGTGCCTTGGGTGCTGAAGTCATTGATCCGCTTGAGATCCCAGGACTCGAAGTTCTTGGGACGATCAACAACAGCTATGAGACGGAGCAGGCTACCAACGAGTATCTCGCCCAACTCAGCGATCCACCGTACACGACGTTCAGGGACATCCTACTGTCGGGGATCGTGAATCCGTGGCGCTCCCTTGCCATGTGGGGCGTGGCCGGCAAGACAACGGACGACCCTGGGTACCTAGAGGTGATGCTCAAGCGGGATGCGGTTCGCACCGCGGTGCTCAAAGCGATGGCGGACCACAATCTCGACGCCCTGGTGCATGCGACATTCGACCATCAGCCCACACTCATCGCTCTGGACGTCGAGACGAATGCGACTCCGAAAGACGGGTATGGATGGGGGGACAACCGTCAGTTGAGTCCTGCGACTGGCTTTCCTGCGCTTACCGTGCCGGCTGGCTTCACAACGGACGACCTGCCGGTGGGTATCGAGTTCTTAGGACGGCCATTCACGGAAGGGATGCTCTTGAGCCTCGGGTATGCGTTCGAGCAGGCCACGGGGCATAGGCGGGCGCCGGCCAGTACGCCAAGTATCAGGTAG
- the ggt gene encoding gamma-glutamyltransferase, which yields MGYRDFLRITSVALVMLSVACATDDAAHEVIPDPGTYRNGLVVSAHELASQVGIDVMRNGGNAVDAAVATFYALAVVLPSAGNIGGGGFMVIRTPDGESFAIDFREQAPGRAYRDMFLDENGDFAQDLTRVGALAAGVPGSVAGTLHALELHGTMNREEVIRPAIGLARDGWVLNQDMGGERFAQFPSSQAVFNKLDGTRYLTGEVWAQPDLAETLGAIAEEGRSGFYGGWVADRIVETMEAHGGLISHEDLRGYEVKERVPLQGSYRGYDIVSMPPVSSGGITLIGALNILERYDLAGMEQGQGATLHLMAEAMRRSFADRNWYIADPDFVDVPRDVLVSKEYGDHRASDIDPERATPSDQITHGDVDVAVSESNETTHFSVVDGDGMAVSVTTTINSAYGSLLVVDGAGFLLNNQMGDFSARAGVPNHSGHVYSDANSIEPGKRMISSQTPTIVAKDGKNFMVVGGDGSGRIITAVLQTIVNVIDHGMGIEDAVIAPRIHHQWLPDHIEYEEESGGGVPPAALVQLEAMGHTLIARRHGNIHALMIDPETGWFTGIAEPRRNPSGKAVGY from the coding sequence ATGGGATACCGAGACTTCCTCCGCATCACTTCCGTCGCGCTCGTCATGCTCTCTGTGGCTTGCGCCACAGACGATGCAGCCCATGAGGTCATACCGGACCCAGGCACATACAGAAATGGCCTCGTGGTCAGCGCCCACGAACTCGCCTCCCAGGTCGGCATAGACGTCATGAGAAACGGTGGCAACGCCGTTGACGCCGCCGTGGCGACGTTCTATGCCCTCGCAGTGGTGCTGCCCTCTGCTGGTAACATCGGAGGCGGGGGCTTCATGGTGATTCGCACACCCGATGGTGAGAGCTTCGCGATCGACTTTCGTGAACAGGCCCCAGGCCGGGCGTATAGGGACATGTTCCTGGATGAAAACGGTGACTTTGCGCAGGACCTCACCCGGGTGGGAGCCCTCGCCGCCGGGGTGCCCGGCTCCGTAGCCGGAACGCTTCATGCTCTCGAACTGCACGGGACGATGAATCGTGAGGAAGTGATCCGCCCGGCCATTGGACTGGCCCGGGATGGCTGGGTGCTCAACCAGGACATGGGCGGCGAGCGCTTCGCCCAATTCCCGTCGTCGCAGGCAGTGTTCAACAAGCTCGACGGCACGCGCTACCTCACGGGAGAGGTGTGGGCCCAGCCGGACCTCGCCGAGACCTTAGGAGCCATCGCCGAAGAAGGCCGGAGCGGCTTCTACGGTGGTTGGGTCGCCGACCGCATCGTCGAGACCATGGAGGCTCACGGCGGACTTATCTCCCATGAGGACCTCAGGGGGTACGAGGTCAAAGAACGCGTTCCCTTGCAGGGCAGTTATCGCGGGTACGACATCGTCTCCATGCCGCCCGTGAGTTCCGGAGGCATCACCCTGATCGGTGCACTCAACATCCTGGAACGCTACGACCTTGCTGGGATGGAGCAGGGCCAGGGAGCAACGCTGCATCTCATGGCCGAAGCCATGCGCCGGAGTTTCGCGGACCGGAATTGGTACATCGCTGATCCCGATTTCGTGGACGTGCCTCGTGACGTTTTGGTCAGCAAGGAATACGGCGACCACCGGGCGAGTGACATCGATCCTGAGCGTGCCACCCCCAGCGATCAGATCACACATGGCGACGTGGACGTGGCAGTCTCGGAGAGCAATGAGACCACCCACTTCTCCGTGGTCGATGGGGACGGCATGGCGGTTTCCGTGACCACGACAATCAACTCGGCCTACGGAAGCCTCTTGGTGGTGGACGGAGCCGGATTCCTCCTCAACAACCAGATGGGGGACTTCAGCGCCCGGGCGGGCGTGCCGAACCACTCCGGCCATGTGTACAGTGATGCCAACAGCATCGAGCCGGGCAAACGCATGATCAGTTCACAAACGCCCACGATCGTCGCCAAGGACGGCAAGAACTTCATGGTGGTGGGCGGCGACGGCTCGGGCCGGATCATTACCGCGGTGCTCCAGACCATTGTAAACGTCATCGACCACGGCATGGGCATCGAAGACGCTGTCATCGCCCCCCGAATCCATCATCAGTGGTTACCCGACCACATTGAGTATGAGGAGGAGTCGGGCGGCGGCGTTCCACCGGCGGCGTTGGTCCAGTTGGAAGCGATGGGGCACACACTCATTGCTCGGCGACATGGGAACATCCACGCGTTGATGATCGACCCGGAGACCGGGTGGTTCACGGGAATTGCGGAGCCGAGGAGGAACCCGTCGGGGAAGGCTGTGGGATACTAG
- a CDS encoding M1 family aminopeptidase — translation MSQFLSVFKFEVLYYARRISTYVYFGIFFGLSVLLMSAIGGAFDSVSVGFGGGGGNVAVNSPWALFGLVASLSLFGIIVTAALLGHSAQRDFETGSFPLFFTQPINKAAFLGGRFFGGLVTNAFVFLAIPLGVWFGALLPFLDAERLGPHLPSHYLDPFINLVLPNMFFTGALFFGLALISRRMLPNYVGGAVLLIGYLISGQLVSDMENEFVASLIDPFGGQAFTTLTKYWTVAEKNTLMIPVTGEYLYNRLLWIAIGFGVFALCYKIFSFSHIGPSLPFGKKKQTPVPDAPVRRRVTRVEIPHATRSFSGAAAVAQLSSMTQQAFGSVVRNVYFVAIVGAGLLFLGLSAPLVGELYGTSTFPVTYETLEVLEGSFSLFVLVLIAFYSGELVWEERDLKADQLYDSTPMKTWIPFVSKLIALSLTVGILLIVIMFAGLVSQAVRGYFEFEIGLYIQTLFGLRWIDYILLCVIALLIHTLVNHKYMGHMLIIGLFVFTLFMGQLGMEHNLYRYGSDIGETYSDMNSFGPFLGPFFWFKVYWGSVAVLFAFVSNLFWVRGLEGGGRFRFRIAKRRMSPKLLGTSALAIGLVMATGGFIFYNTNVLNEYRTSLQGEELQARYERDYKQFEGMPMPRIVAVDVEVDIYPEERDADLRGVLTMTNKTDGAIDSVHVNLSSTLDVQALDFGRSAQLVLNDEELAYRIYEFDEPFLPGDTTTLTFDLTRQVDGFGNSATLGVVSNGTFINSGLMPSLGYNANGELGNDNVRRKHGFEPRDRVAAVDDSVGLSNNYISSDADWIDFKALVSTVEDQIAIAPGYIQEEWVEDGRRYFRYEMDDPILNFYSFLSADWEVATDTWNDVDIAVYYHEGHEYNVQRMIDGVKKSLAYFSANWGEYQHQQVRILEFPRYASFAQSFPNTIPYSEAIGFIADVDPNDPDDIDYPFYVTAHEVAHQWWAHQVIGGRVQGSTVLSETMSQYSALMVMEQEYGEDKMKSFLEYEMDSYLQGRAFESKKELPLILNENQGYIHYRKGSVIMYALKDYIGEAAVNQALSDFLDETRYMGPPYPNSLMLLEHLRAATPDSLAYIIEDMFETISLYENRAVDATAEEQAEGSYLVELDLNLAKFRADSLGNESEIAINDLVDIAVFGEDEDGEETTLYLAKHWVTSGEQTIELRVDGVPVRAGIDPRYKLVDRNKDDNVVEVTVGGEGG, via the coding sequence ATGAGCCAGTTCCTGTCCGTCTTCAAGTTCGAGGTTCTCTACTACGCGAGGCGGATCTCGACGTACGTGTACTTCGGTATCTTCTTCGGACTGTCCGTCCTTCTGATGTCAGCCATCGGCGGCGCTTTCGACAGCGTATCGGTCGGATTCGGCGGCGGCGGCGGAAACGTCGCGGTGAACTCTCCTTGGGCGCTCTTCGGCCTAGTCGCGTCGCTTTCGCTATTCGGCATCATCGTGACCGCGGCGCTCCTGGGTCACTCCGCGCAACGTGACTTCGAGACTGGTTCGTTCCCACTCTTCTTCACCCAGCCCATCAACAAAGCCGCATTCCTCGGTGGTCGCTTCTTCGGCGGACTCGTCACGAACGCGTTCGTCTTCCTCGCCATCCCGCTCGGGGTCTGGTTCGGCGCGCTCTTGCCCTTCCTCGACGCGGAACGCCTCGGCCCCCACCTGCCGTCGCACTATCTAGACCCGTTCATCAATCTGGTCCTGCCCAACATGTTCTTCACCGGCGCGCTCTTCTTTGGGCTCGCACTCATCTCTCGGCGCATGCTCCCCAACTACGTCGGCGGAGCCGTCCTTCTCATTGGGTACCTGATCTCGGGACAGCTCGTCTCGGACATGGAAAACGAGTTCGTGGCGAGCCTCATCGACCCCTTCGGAGGACAGGCGTTTACGACGCTCACCAAGTACTGGACCGTCGCCGAAAAGAACACACTCATGATCCCGGTGACGGGCGAGTACCTGTACAACCGTCTCCTGTGGATCGCGATCGGCTTTGGCGTTTTCGCGCTGTGTTACAAGATCTTCTCGTTCTCACACATCGGCCCATCGTTGCCGTTCGGGAAGAAGAAGCAGACTCCCGTTCCGGATGCTCCGGTCCGTAGACGAGTGACCCGCGTGGAGATTCCTCACGCCACGCGTTCGTTCTCGGGTGCTGCCGCCGTCGCGCAGCTCTCGTCGATGACTCAGCAGGCGTTCGGATCCGTCGTGCGAAATGTCTACTTCGTGGCCATCGTGGGCGCTGGGCTTCTCTTCTTGGGCCTCAGCGCTCCGCTGGTCGGCGAGCTCTATGGGACGTCCACCTTCCCGGTGACCTACGAGACACTTGAGGTCCTTGAAGGGAGCTTCTCCCTCTTCGTACTCGTGCTCATTGCCTTCTATTCGGGCGAACTCGTTTGGGAGGAGCGTGATCTCAAAGCGGATCAGCTCTACGACTCCACGCCCATGAAGACGTGGATCCCCTTCGTGTCCAAGCTGATCGCACTTTCATTGACCGTCGGGATCCTGCTAATCGTCATCATGTTCGCCGGCCTCGTCAGCCAGGCAGTTCGTGGGTACTTCGAGTTCGAGATCGGGCTCTACATCCAGACGCTCTTCGGGCTGCGTTGGATCGACTACATCCTGCTCTGCGTCATCGCCCTGCTCATCCACACGCTTGTGAACCACAAGTACATGGGCCACATGCTCATCATTGGCCTGTTCGTCTTTACGCTGTTCATGGGCCAGCTCGGCATGGAGCACAATCTCTACCGATACGGATCGGACATCGGTGAGACTTACTCGGACATGAATAGCTTCGGGCCGTTCCTCGGGCCTTTTTTCTGGTTCAAGGTCTACTGGGGCTCCGTCGCGGTGCTGTTCGCCTTCGTCTCGAACCTCTTCTGGGTCCGCGGTCTGGAGGGTGGTGGCCGGTTCCGCTTCCGCATCGCGAAGCGGCGCATGTCCCCGAAGCTGCTGGGCACAAGCGCGCTTGCCATCGGGCTCGTGATGGCTACGGGCGGCTTCATCTTCTACAACACGAACGTCCTCAACGAGTACCGCACCAGCCTCCAAGGTGAGGAACTCCAAGCGCGGTACGAGAGGGACTACAAGCAGTTCGAGGGCATGCCCATGCCCCGCATCGTTGCAGTCGATGTGGAAGTGGACATCTATCCCGAAGAGCGGGACGCAGACTTACGCGGCGTCCTGACCATGACGAACAAGACCGATGGCGCCATCGACTCGGTTCATGTGAACCTGTCTTCGACACTCGACGTTCAGGCGCTCGACTTCGGTCGGTCTGCACAGCTCGTCCTGAACGACGAAGAACTGGCCTATCGCATTTATGAATTCGATGAACCCTTCCTGCCCGGCGACACCACGACACTGACCTTCGATCTGACGCGTCAGGTCGATGGCTTCGGGAATTCGGCGACGCTCGGCGTCGTCTCAAACGGCACGTTTATCAACTCGGGACTCATGCCGAGCCTGGGTTACAACGCGAACGGCGAGCTCGGGAACGACAATGTGCGCCGGAAACACGGCTTCGAGCCGCGGGACCGAGTGGCAGCAGTCGACGATTCCGTCGGACTCTCGAACAACTACATCTCGAGTGACGCCGATTGGATCGATTTTAAGGCCCTCGTCAGTACCGTCGAAGACCAGATCGCGATCGCACCTGGATACATCCAAGAGGAATGGGTCGAAGACGGACGTCGTTATTTCCGCTACGAAATGGACGACCCGATTCTCAACTTCTACTCGTTCCTGTCCGCAGACTGGGAAGTCGCGACCGACACGTGGAATGACGTCGACATCGCCGTCTACTACCACGAAGGGCACGAGTACAACGTCCAGCGCATGATCGATGGCGTGAAGAAGTCACTCGCCTACTTCAGCGCGAATTGGGGTGAGTACCAGCACCAACAAGTGCGTATCCTGGAATTCCCACGGTACGCGTCGTTCGCCCAATCCTTCCCGAACACGATTCCGTATTCGGAGGCCATCGGGTTCATCGCGGACGTCGATCCGAATGACCCGGATGACATCGACTACCCCTTCTACGTCACCGCACACGAAGTCGCGCACCAGTGGTGGGCGCATCAGGTAATTGGCGGACGCGTGCAGGGTTCAACCGTGCTCTCAGAGACCATGAGCCAGTACTCGGCACTCATGGTCATGGAGCAGGAGTACGGCGAGGACAAAATGAAGAGCTTCCTCGAATACGAGATGGACAGCTACCTCCAGGGGCGGGCCTTCGAGTCCAAAAAGGAGCTGCCGCTCATCCTCAATGAGAACCAGGGCTACATCCATTACCGGAAGGGCTCGGTCATCATGTACGCCCTCAAGGATTACATCGGGGAGGCGGCCGTGAACCAAGCTCTTTCCGACTTCCTGGACGAGACCCGCTACATGGGCCCGCCGTACCCGAACTCGCTCATGCTACTCGAGCACCTCAGAGCTGCCACGCCTGACTCATTGGCTTACATCATCGAGGACATGTTCGAGACGATCTCGCTCTACGAGAACCGGGCGGTCGACGCGACGGCCGAGGAACAAGCAGAAGGTTCGTATCTCGTCGAACTGGACCTGAACCTCGCGAAGTTCCGTGCAGACTCACTCGGAAACGAGAGTGAGATTGCCATCAACGACCTCGTGGATATCGCGGTGTTCGGTGAGGACGAGGACGGTGAGGAGACGACGCTCTACCTGGCCAAACACTGGGTCACGTCGGGCGAGCAGACCATTGAGCTCCGGGTGGACGGGGTGCCTGTCCGAGCGGGGATCGATCCGAGATACAAGCTCGTGGATCGGAACAAGGACGATAACGTGGTGGAGGTGACGGTGGGGGGTGAGGGGGGTTAG